A stretch of Candidatus Nitrosotenuis cloacae DNA encodes these proteins:
- a CDS encoding universal stress protein — MAERSQIVCTDPNHCEIVNTSLIRNILVPFDNSKHAIRAFGHALDLARKYGASIIAISVTNEDQESEWVNDTPSRQKSVRKSRNAEFRQAFKTLETLSAKFQIHFDAVLLESSTIADSIISFASMRKVDYIVMGTHGKGMVKEMMLGRVSTNIALNAHCPVVLIK, encoded by the coding sequence TTGGCAGAGCGCAGTCAGATAGTGTGCACGGATCCGAACCATTGCGAAATAGTGAACACATCGCTGATCAGAAACATACTTGTCCCGTTTGACAATTCCAAGCATGCGATACGCGCATTTGGACACGCGCTAGACCTAGCAAGAAAGTACGGAGCATCCATAATAGCTATATCAGTAACAAACGAGGACCAGGAGTCAGAATGGGTAAACGACACGCCGAGCAGACAAAAGTCGGTTCGCAAGAGCAGGAACGCCGAGTTCAGGCAGGCATTCAAGACGCTTGAGACACTAAGTGCAAAATTTCAGATTCATTTCGATGCAGTGCTTCTAGAATCAAGCACGATAGCTGATTCCATAATATCATTTGCAAGCATGAGAAAGGTTGACTATATCGTGATGGGTACTCACGGGAAGGGAATGGTAAAGGAGATGATGCTGGGCAGAGTCTCGACAAACATTGCGCTCAATGCGCACTGTCCAGTGGTTTTGATAAAATAA